From Cannabis sativa cultivar Pink pepper isolate KNU-18-1 chromosome 8, ASM2916894v1, whole genome shotgun sequence, a single genomic window includes:
- the LOC115698727 gene encoding equilibrative nucleotide transporter 3, with protein sequence MANLGDNAPPGRLEGRYAAMVVCWLLGNGCLFSWNSMLTIGDYYGYLFPRYHSARVLTLVYQPFALGTLAVLAYNEANLNTRRRNLLGYILFFIASAMVLVLDLATSGRGGLGTFIGICVVSGAFGVADAHVQGGMVGDLSFMQPEFIQSFLAGLAASGALTSALRLITKAAFENSKNGLRKGAILFFVISAAFEFLCVLLYAFVFPKLPIIKYYRSKAASEGSKTVSADLAAGGIQTLPEGDAEDPKRLERLGNKELLLQNIDYAIDMFLIYVLTLSIFPGFLSEDTGSHSLGTWYALVLIAMYNVWDLIGRYIPLIKFLKLESRKGLMIAILSRFLLIPAFYFTAQYGDQGWMIMLTSFLGLTNGYLTVCVFTSAPKGYKGPEQNALGNLLVLFLVGGIFAGVTLDWLWLIGKGW encoded by the exons ATGGCCAACCTTGGTGATAATGCACCTCCGGGGAGGCTTGAG GGGAGGTATGCTGCCATGGTAGTATGCTGGCTTCTGGGAAATGGTTGCCTCTTTTCATGGAACAGTATGCTAACTATTGGAGATTATTATGGTTATTTGTTCCCG CGATACCACTCTGCAAGAGTACTTACTTTGGTATACCAGCCATTTGCGCTTGGAACACTAGCAGTACTCGCCTATAATGAGGCAAACCTTAATACTAGAAGGCGGAACCTGTTGGGATACATACTCTTTTTCATAGCTTCTGCTATGGTTTTGGTC TTGGATTTGGCAACATCAGGGAGAGGGGGGCTTGGGACGTTTATTGGAATTTGTGTCGTTAGTGGTGCCTTCGGAGTTGCAGATGCTCATGTTCAGGGTGGAATGGTCGGAGACCTTTCCTTCATGCAGCCTGAGTTTATTCAA TCTTTCCTTGCTGGTTTGGCTGCATCAGGGGCTCTAACCTCTGCCTTGAGGTTAATTACAAAGGCTGCTTTTGAGAATTCGAAGAACGGTCTTCGTAAAGGAGCAA TTTTATTCTTTGTCATCTCAGCTGCTTTTGAGTTTCTCTGTGTACTTCTCTACGCGTTTGTCTTTCCAAAACTGCCGATCATCAAGTATTACCGCTCAAAGGCAGCCTCCGAAGGATCTAAAACTGTTTCTGCTGATCTTGCCGCCGGTGGCATCCAAACATTACCCGAAGGA GATGCAGAAGACCCGAAAAGACTAGAGCGGTTGGGGAACAAGGAATTGCTACTTCAGAACATAGATTATGCAATTGATATGTTCCTCATATATGTACTGACATTGTCAATTTTTCCTGGCTTTTTATCTGAAGATACAGGCTCACATAGTTTGGGTACATG GTATGCCCTTGTTTTGATTGCTATGTACAATGTATGGGATCTAATTGGGAGATACATTCCACTCATCAAGTTCCTGAAGTTGGAGTCGAGGAAAGGACTCATGATAGCCATTCTTTCTCGTTTCTTGCTCATCCCAGCTTTCTATTTCACTGCTCAATATGGTGACCAAGGCTGGATGATAATGCTCACTTCCTTCTTGGGTTTAACAAATGGTTACCTCACTGTCTGTGTCTTCACTTCTGCTCCTAAAGGTTACAAG GGGCCAGAACAAAATGCCTTGGGAAATCTGCTGGTGCTGTTTCTAGTTGGAGGTATATTTGCAGGGGTAACACTTGACTGGTTGTGGCTAATAGGCAAAGGTTGGTGA
- the LOC115700866 gene encoding uncharacterized GPI-anchored protein At4g28100, with protein sequence MMSLTTSMLVFVLVLFSSNFLHSSQANILAEPVSGHDQPVKPGEYSSPNTVPAFPVQTQAKTCRLDLSDELFGGVREACGRDLDRSRCCPVLAAWLFAAHARSALELSSAAPAPAEVGGELPMMPDDSQKCVNSLQSSLLSRNIRIAQPNATCDAVLCFCGIRLHQIGSLSCPAAFNVSGHHNATPTAAVKNLEKNCRNSSYSGCTKCLGALQKIKGGYKNGTNGERPSDRASKMFNRDCQLMGLTWLLARNKTAYIPTVSAVLRAIMYSAHPPHESKCSPDQENMPLAVDSLQFEKAQASSSPSIIWFPILPLIILVTLFV encoded by the exons ATGATGTCGCTCACTACTTCTATGTTAGTCTTTGTTCTAGTTCTATTCTCGTCCAATTTTCTCCACTCCTCTCAGGCTAACATTCTCGCCGAACCAGTCAGTGGCCACGACCAGCCTGTCAAGCCCGGAGAGTACTCAAGCCCAAACACGGTTCCGGCTTTTCCAGTCCAGACCCAAGCCAAGACATGCCGCCTGGACCTCTCCGACGAGCTTTTCGGCGGCGTTAGGGAAGCCTGCGGCAGAGACCTCGACCGCAGCCGATGTTGTCCCGTTTTAGCGGCGTGGCTCTTCGCAGCTCATGCTAGGTCGGCTCTTGAGCTGTCTTCGGCTGCGCCGGCTCCAGCTGAGGTTGGTGGGGAGTTGCCGATGATGCCGGACGATTCTCAAAAGTGTGTGAACTCGCTGCAGAGTTCACTTTTGAGTAGGAATATTCGGATTGCGCAGCCTAATGCGACGTGCGATGCTGTGTTGTGCTTCTGTGGGATTAGGCTTCATCAGATTGGCTCCCTTAGTTGCCCAGCGGCCTTTAACGTCTCAGGTCACCATAACGCCACGCCTACTGCTGCCGTTAAGAATTTGGAGAAGAACTGCCGTAACTCCTCTTATTCTGGCTGCACTAAGTGCCTTGGTGCCCTCCAAAAG ATTAAGGGAGGATACAAAAACGGCACTAACGGTGAACGACCAAGTGACCGGGCGAGCAAGATGTTCAACAGGGATTGCCAGCTCATGGGGCTGACGTGGCTTCTGGCACGAAACAAAACGGCTTACATACCCACCGTCTCGGCTGTACTGCGCGCCATCATGTACAGTGCGCACCCACCACACGAGTCCAAGTGCAGTCCGGACCAAGAGAACATGCCACTGGCCGTTGATTCACTGCAGTTCGAGAAGGCCCAAGCCTCATCGTCACCGTCCATAATTTGGTTTCCGATTCTACCCCTAATAATTTTGGTGACTCTGTTTGTTTAG